In Bradyrhizobium lablabi, one DNA window encodes the following:
- a CDS encoding efflux RND transporter permease subunit, which produces MNVSAPFIVRPTATTLLVIGLSLLGLVAYFLLPIAGVPQVDIPTVQISAKLPGANAETMASSVAAPLERQLSLISGVTSMSSASSLGQTSIQVEFDLGRSLDGATQDVQSAINAAGGQLPKNLPNPPTYEKVNPADALLMSIAVTSPDLPIAKVDDYVENYLAPQISRISGVGMVDFHGQQKPAVRVQIDPSVASAMGLSLEDVRAAIGTATVNAPKGTLDGRRQSLTLDTTDQIFDASAFNSVIVAYRNGAPVRISDLGKAVNGVEDVREAAWLNGERAVIIDVHKQPGFNVNQTVQLVKDALPGLKRTLPPSIVVRVLGDRTQTIRASVGDVQFTMAISIGLVVLVMFLFLRNSRATLIPSVTIPVSLLATCAVMYLVGYTIDNVSLMALTIAVGFIIDDAVVMVENIIRHIEAGERPLQAALIGSREIGFTIVSMTFSLIAVFLPLLLMGGLIGRLFREFAVTVSVAIVISGIVALTLTPMMCGWLLRADDNHAHPKAAGRIETLLDAAFTRSLDAYAACLRWTLRHRLTMMAVMTVTLAATALLYIAIPKGFFPQQDNGTIQGTAEAAQDISYAAMVERVHELAKVVMADPDVQTVYYWVGANPTVNSARLMIDLKPLSQRKASATDVVNRLRQATTRVPAIAFFAQARQDVQIGARVSKTQYQYTLQDPDVAELFKWAPIVLAKLSSLPELQDVTGDLQATAPRMMLKIDRDIIGRLGISPQAIDDTLYDAFGQRQVATIFGQLDQHRVILEATPASQEDASSLETLYVPSPAGQMVPLSVLTKSEMSVSPLTINHQDMFPSVTLSFNLAPGHSLGEAIAAIENAEQTLAKPASLTALYQGSAKVFETSLASQPYLIAAAIIAVYIVLGILYESFIHPITILSTLPSAGVGAFLALIALGYDFSLIALIGVILLVGIVKKNAIMMIDFALVGERQRNLTPEQSIYEACLMRFRPIMMTTMAALLGSLPLALGSGAGSELRRPLGIAIVGGLLLSQFLTLFTTPVIYIYLSKLTRRPHHDQRPRIHSKAEEQADVVTIRAAE; this is translated from the coding sequence ATGAACGTCTCAGCTCCTTTTATCGTACGGCCGACCGCGACGACGCTCTTGGTCATCGGCCTCAGCCTGCTCGGTTTGGTTGCTTATTTCCTGCTGCCCATCGCCGGAGTGCCGCAAGTCGATATCCCTACCGTCCAAATATCGGCAAAGTTGCCTGGGGCGAATGCAGAGACCATGGCTTCATCGGTGGCGGCGCCGCTCGAACGGCAATTGTCGCTGATTTCGGGGGTAACCTCGATGAGCTCCGCGAGCTCGCTCGGACAGACTTCGATCCAGGTGGAGTTCGACCTCGGCCGCAGTCTTGACGGAGCCACACAAGACGTCCAGTCGGCGATCAACGCGGCCGGCGGGCAACTGCCTAAGAATCTGCCTAATCCTCCGACCTATGAAAAAGTCAATCCAGCCGACGCGCTGCTGATGTCCATCGCGGTCACCTCGCCCGACCTGCCGATCGCGAAGGTCGACGATTATGTCGAAAATTACCTCGCTCCCCAGATTTCCCGCATTAGCGGCGTGGGTATGGTTGATTTTCACGGCCAGCAAAAACCGGCCGTGCGCGTGCAGATCGACCCGAGCGTGGCATCGGCGATGGGGCTCAGTCTTGAGGATGTCCGGGCGGCCATTGGGACCGCAACCGTCAATGCTCCGAAGGGCACCCTGGATGGCCGCAGGCAATCCTTGACGCTGGATACCACAGACCAGATCTTCGACGCGTCGGCTTTCAATTCGGTGATCGTGGCCTATCGCAACGGAGCGCCGGTCCGGATCAGCGACCTCGGCAAGGCCGTCAACGGCGTCGAAGATGTTCGTGAGGCCGCATGGTTGAATGGCGAGCGGGCTGTCATTATCGACGTGCACAAGCAGCCCGGCTTCAACGTCAATCAAACAGTGCAGTTGGTGAAGGATGCGCTGCCCGGGCTTAAGCGCACCCTGCCGCCTTCGATCGTGGTGCGGGTTCTCGGCGACCGCACCCAGACGATCCGGGCCTCGGTCGGCGACGTGCAATTCACGATGGCCATCAGCATCGGCCTCGTGGTGCTGGTCATGTTCCTGTTCCTGCGCAATTCGCGCGCAACGCTGATTCCGAGCGTCACCATCCCGGTCTCACTGCTGGCGACCTGCGCGGTGATGTACCTGGTCGGCTACACCATCGACAACGTATCGTTGATGGCGCTCACCATCGCGGTCGGCTTCATCATCGACGACGCCGTGGTGATGGTGGAGAACATCATTCGCCATATCGAAGCCGGCGAGCGCCCGCTGCAGGCGGCCCTGATCGGATCGCGAGAGATCGGCTTCACCATTGTATCGATGACCTTTTCGTTGATAGCGGTGTTTCTGCCGTTGTTGTTGATGGGCGGGCTGATCGGACGATTGTTCCGCGAATTCGCCGTCACCGTGAGTGTGGCGATCGTCATCTCGGGAATTGTCGCCCTGACGCTTACGCCGATGATGTGCGGTTGGCTGCTGCGGGCGGATGACAATCACGCCCACCCAAAAGCAGCCGGACGGATCGAGACTTTGCTCGATGCCGCTTTCACGCGGTCGCTGGACGCCTACGCGGCTTGCCTCCGCTGGACGCTGCGTCACCGGCTTACGATGATGGCCGTGATGACTGTAACGCTGGCCGCCACTGCATTGCTCTACATCGCGATTCCGAAAGGCTTCTTTCCGCAGCAGGACAACGGCACCATCCAGGGAACCGCCGAAGCTGCCCAGGACATTTCCTACGCGGCCATGGTGGAACGGGTGCATGAACTGGCCAAGGTCGTGATGGCCGATCCGGATGTGCAGACGGTCTATTACTGGGTCGGCGCCAATCCGACCGTGAACAGCGCCCGCCTGATGATCGACCTTAAGCCGCTAAGCCAGCGCAAGGCGAGCGCGACAGATGTTGTCAACCGGCTGCGCCAAGCGACCACCCGGGTGCCGGCGATTGCGTTCTTCGCCCAAGCCCGTCAGGACGTGCAGATCGGTGCGCGGGTCAGCAAGACGCAATATCAATATACCCTGCAGGATCCCGACGTTGCCGAGCTCTTCAAATGGGCGCCGATCGTGCTGGCGAAACTCTCCTCGCTGCCGGAACTGCAGGACGTGACGGGCGATTTGCAGGCGACCGCGCCGCGCATGATGCTCAAGATCGATCGCGATATCATCGGCCGATTGGGAATTTCCCCACAGGCGATCGACGATACGCTTTACGACGCATTCGGACAGCGGCAGGTGGCGACCATTTTTGGTCAACTCGACCAGCACCGCGTCATCCTCGAAGCCACGCCCGCTTCCCAAGAAGACGCGTCTTCGCTGGAGACGCTATACGTGCCGTCGCCGGCAGGACAGATGGTGCCGCTGTCGGTGCTGACAAAATCGGAGATGTCGGTCTCTCCACTCACGATCAACCATCAGGATATGTTTCCGTCGGTGACGCTGTCGTTCAATCTTGCGCCAGGACACTCGCTGGGCGAAGCCATTGCCGCGATCGAGAATGCGGAACAGACGCTCGCCAAGCCCGCCTCCCTCACCGCCCTCTACCAGGGATCCGCGAAGGTTTTCGAAACGTCCTTGGCAAGCCAGCCTTACCTGATCGCGGCGGCGATCATCGCCGTCTATATCGTTCTCGGGATTCTGTATGAAAGTTTCATCCATCCCATCACGATCCTTTCGACCCTGCCTTCGGCGGGCGTGGGAGCCTTCTTGGCCCTGATCGCTCTCGGATACGATTTCTCGCTGATCGCCTTGATCGGCGTTATTCTTCTGGTGGGAATTGTGAAGAAGAACGCGATCATGATGATCGACTTTGCCCTGGTCGGGGAACGCCAGCGAAATTTGACGCCGGAGCAATCGATCTACGAAGCTTGCCTGATGCGGTTTCGTCCCATCATGATGACGACCATGGCGGCGTTGCTTGGAAGTCTCCCCTTGGCTTTGGGATCTGGAGCCGGTTCGGAGTTGCGCCGTCCGCTCGGCATCGCCATCGTCGGCGGCCTGCTGCTGTCACAGTTCCTTACGCTGTTCACAACCCCGGTCATCTATATCTATCTAAGCAAGCTCACGCGCCGGCCGCATCACGATCAGCGGCCCCGAATTCATTCGAAGGCTGAGGAGCAAGCTGACGTGGTTACGATTCGGGCGGCAGAATAG
- a CDS encoding amidohydrolase family protein: protein MVNTIESGSREDHRCCSCCGPSSSRRDFLAGLSALGAASVLPTFAARAQTTPALIDTHLHFYPPEYQKLWLDYEDARKQPHFPGQVAWTRSKLIEDMDRNGVRAGILSIASTPGVWFHAGPAEAGRLARACNEYAAEMMRDHPGRFGLFATLSMLDVDATLKEIEYAFDTLKADGIGLQSSYGDKWLGNPAYKPVLEELNRRNAVVYVHPLVASCCSALSVGTFPAVIEVPHDTTRTVTSLLLSGSFARYRDIRWLFSHAGGTIPMMAGRINAFYGARPNLKEFAPEGIEGELRRLHYDTANATFAPSMAALMKLVPVSQITYGTDYPYFGLGQIADLTKLGLSAGDLDAIGHENATRLIPRLRA, encoded by the coding sequence ATGGTGAACACGATAGAATCCGGATCGCGCGAGGATCACCGCTGCTGTAGCTGTTGTGGCCCATCGTCGTCACGACGCGATTTCCTCGCGGGGCTAAGCGCACTCGGTGCAGCCTCGGTTCTCCCGACCTTCGCTGCGCGTGCACAGACAACGCCGGCGCTGATCGATACCCACCTTCATTTCTATCCGCCCGAGTATCAGAAGCTCTGGCTCGATTACGAAGATGCGCGCAAGCAGCCGCACTTCCCCGGTCAGGTCGCCTGGACCCGCAGCAAGCTCATCGAAGACATGGACCGCAATGGCGTACGTGCGGGCATCCTGTCGATCGCCTCCACTCCCGGCGTGTGGTTCCACGCCGGGCCGGCTGAAGCGGGCCGGCTCGCCCGCGCGTGCAATGAATACGCGGCCGAAATGATGCGCGACCATCCAGGCCGCTTCGGCCTGTTCGCAACCCTGTCGATGCTGGATGTCGATGCCACTCTCAAGGAGATCGAATATGCCTTCGACACCCTAAAAGCCGACGGGATCGGCTTGCAGAGCAGTTATGGGGACAAATGGCTCGGAAATCCGGCTTACAAGCCGGTGCTCGAGGAACTAAACCGGCGCAACGCCGTCGTGTACGTGCATCCGCTGGTCGCAAGTTGCTGCAGCGCGCTTAGCGTCGGCACCTTTCCGGCGGTCATCGAAGTCCCGCACGACACGACGCGGACGGTTACCAGCCTGCTGCTGAGCGGCTCGTTTGCCCGCTACCGCGACATACGATGGCTGTTCTCGCATGCCGGCGGCACGATTCCGATGATGGCCGGGCGGATCAACGCGTTTTACGGCGCGCGGCCGAACCTGAAGGAATTCGCGCCAGAGGGAATCGAAGGTGAACTTCGACGGCTTCATTACGACACCGCCAACGCGACCTTCGCACCGTCAATGGCCGCCCTGATGAAGCTCGTGCCGGTCTCTCAGATCACCTACGGTACCGACTACCCGTATTTTGGTTTGGGCCAGATCGCCGACCTAACGAAGCTGGGATTGTCGGCCGGCGATCTCGATGCCATCGGCCATGAGAATGCGACCCGCTTGATTCCCCGGTTGCGCGCTTAG
- a CDS encoding serine hydrolase domain-containing protein — MITAAPLTGIAASLNKPAHSEEIDRALQARVSAREIPGVVAMAANEQSVVYEGAFGFRDMAAASRMSTDTVFRIASMVKLLTSVAALQLVERGKLELDEPASNIDPTLASAQVLTGFDAKGVPQLRPAQKPITLRNLLTHTSGFSYLLWDPNVVRYLKVAGSNPSLPRMPLMFEPGSRWAYGGSLDRVGRMVEIAGGQSLDRYFSDHITGPLGMNDTGFSLTVKQRARQARLHVRDANGKLLPQPLEKLNVPKVFSGGGGIYSTAADYLTLLQALLNGGSLRETSILRPETVALMSANQIGDLEAGILKTTNLALSNDVDFFPGVQLRWGLGHMINIDPVSDGRKAGSLTWAGLFNTYYWIDPTMRIAGVIMMQILPFADRQALKAYRQFERGICHTLGRPA, encoded by the coding sequence ATGATTACGGCCGCACCTTTGACCGGCATCGCCGCGTCTCTCAACAAGCCGGCCCACAGTGAGGAAATCGACAGAGCATTGCAGGCAAGGGTCAGCGCCAGGGAAATACCCGGCGTTGTCGCGATGGCCGCGAACGAACAATCAGTGGTCTATGAAGGCGCGTTCGGCTTCCGCGACATGGCCGCCGCGTCACGCATGTCGACCGACACGGTCTTCCGCATCGCCTCGATGGTCAAACTGCTGACGTCGGTCGCCGCGCTGCAACTCGTGGAGCGCGGCAAGCTCGAGCTGGACGAGCCGGCCAGCAATATCGATCCGACGCTCGCCTCGGCGCAGGTTCTCACCGGTTTCGATGCGAAAGGGGTTCCGCAACTGCGCCCGGCGCAAAAACCCATAACGCTGCGCAACCTTTTGACGCACACGTCCGGGTTCAGCTATCTGCTTTGGGATCCGAATGTCGTTCGCTATCTCAAGGTTGCCGGCAGCAATCCATCCTTGCCGCGCATGCCGCTGATGTTCGAGCCTGGTTCCAGGTGGGCCTATGGCGGCAGTCTGGACCGGGTCGGCCGGATGGTGGAAATCGCCGGCGGGCAGAGCCTGGATCGCTATTTCAGCGATCACATCACCGGACCGCTGGGCATGAACGACACCGGCTTCTCGCTTACGGTGAAACAGCGCGCGCGTCAGGCGAGGCTGCATGTGAGGGACGCGAATGGAAAACTTCTTCCGCAGCCCCTGGAAAAGCTAAATGTTCCGAAAGTGTTTTCCGGCGGAGGCGGCATCTATTCCACAGCGGCGGATTATCTGACCCTGCTGCAGGCGCTGTTGAATGGCGGCAGCCTCCGCGAGACAAGTATCCTTCGGCCGGAGACCGTTGCCTTGATGTCCGCAAACCAGATCGGCGACCTCGAAGCGGGAATCCTCAAGACGACAAACCTGGCGCTATCGAACGACGTGGATTTTTTTCCGGGCGTTCAGCTGCGATGGGGGCTTGGACACATGATCAATATCGATCCCGTCTCCGATGGCCGCAAGGCAGGCAGCCTCACATGGGCCGGTCTGTTCAATACATATTACTGGATCGACCCGACGATGCGGATCGCCGGCGTGATCATGATGCAGATCCTCCCCTTCGCAGACCGACAAGCTCTCAAGGCCTATCGACAATTCGAACGCGGAATTTGTCATACGCTTGGGCGGCCGGCTTGA
- a CDS encoding PRC-barrel domain-containing protein, whose product MPKVKIRASTILGEFEQAQSELVGKAVILTDGKAGTVEGVWLDEMHGLRISIKGHDGKWPISTIKFAQQS is encoded by the coding sequence ATGCCAAAAGTGAAAATCCGTGCGTCCACGATCCTCGGCGAGTTCGAGCAAGCCCAGAGTGAGCTTGTCGGCAAGGCCGTGATCCTCACCGATGGAAAGGCCGGTACTGTGGAGGGCGTCTGGCTGGACGAAATGCACGGCCTGCGAATCTCTATCAAAGGCCACGACGGGAAATGGCCCATTTCCACCATCAAATTCGCGCAGCAGAGCTAA
- a CDS encoding carboxypeptidase-like regulatory domain-containing protein, which produces MFVTKALARLTMFAGLMALPIAIPTTVDAQQPVTVGPTDIGGTVTSAAGPEAGVWVIAETTDLPTKFARIVVTDDQGRYLVPDLPSANYSVWVRGYGLVDSAKLTAKPGQLLNHTAVPAPNEAAAAHYYPAIYWYAMMKIPPAGDFGGKSDIPEKLTQIDWLKLMKNQACIGCHQLGQEATRTIPEAFGKFDSGAAAWMRRVQSGQSGEAMTNYLAGILGGAPFKYLGDWTDRVAKGELPKAKPPRPQGVERNIVITSWEWSTPDKYLHDLISSDRRNPTVNAYGPLYGSPEYSTDNMPILDPKTNKVSFFKMPVADPEMPESLGPGHAASVKPLEPSAYWGEQKLWDTRANNHNSMFDEKGRLWLSATVRGMDNPAFCKQGSDHPSAKVFPLEKSARQVAMLDPKTMKYSFINTCFATHHLQFGYDANDTLWLSGTGPVAGWVNTRMFDETGDAAKSQGWSPFVLDTNGNGKRDDYVEPNAPLDPGKDKRIVPGSGPYAVMPSPVDGSIWYTVGIFGGTPAFLRFDPATGLSEVFNVPAPAFGIRGGDIDKNGVVWASLSSGHLGSFDRRKCKGPLNGPNATGNHCPEGWAVYQYPGPGFDGIGENSAESSYYTWVDQHNTFGLGENIPMSTANLNDGFVALKDGKMIMIRIPYPLSFYAKGFDGRIDDPNAGWKGRGLWSTNGDRTPWLKEGGKGSMPRAVHIQLRPDPLAN; this is translated from the coding sequence ATGTTCGTGACCAAAGCGCTTGCGCGGTTGACGATGTTTGCCGGCTTGATGGCGCTCCCAATCGCAATCCCCACCACAGTTGATGCGCAGCAGCCCGTAACCGTCGGCCCGACCGATATCGGGGGCACCGTCACCAGCGCGGCAGGCCCGGAAGCCGGGGTCTGGGTGATCGCCGAAACCACCGATTTGCCGACCAAGTTCGCCCGCATCGTGGTCACCGACGATCAGGGCCGCTACCTCGTGCCCGATCTGCCCTCGGCGAATTACAGCGTCTGGGTGCGCGGCTATGGTCTCGTCGATTCCGCAAAGCTCACCGCAAAGCCGGGCCAGCTTCTCAATCACACCGCGGTGCCGGCGCCGAACGAAGCTGCGGCGGCGCATTATTATCCGGCGATCTACTGGTACGCGATGATGAAAATCCCGCCCGCCGGCGATTTCGGCGGCAAGAGCGACATTCCCGAAAAGCTCACGCAGATTGACTGGCTGAAGCTGATGAAGAACCAGGCCTGCATCGGTTGTCATCAGCTCGGCCAGGAAGCCACCCGCACGATCCCCGAAGCTTTCGGCAAGTTCGATTCCGGCGCAGCCGCCTGGATGCGGCGCGTTCAATCGGGGCAGTCCGGCGAGGCGATGACCAACTATCTTGCCGGGATTTTGGGCGGCGCCCCCTTCAAATATCTCGGCGACTGGACCGACCGCGTCGCCAAGGGCGAACTGCCCAAGGCCAAGCCGCCACGTCCGCAAGGCGTCGAGCGCAATATCGTGATCACGTCATGGGAGTGGTCGACGCCCGATAAATATTTGCACGATCTGATTTCGTCGGACCGGCGCAATCCGACGGTCAATGCCTACGGCCCGCTTTACGGCTCGCCGGAATATTCGACCGATAACATGCCGATCCTGGATCCGAAGACGAATAAAGTGTCGTTCTTCAAGATGCCGGTCGCCGATCCCGAGATGCCGGAATCGCTGGGTCCCGGACATGCCGCCAGCGTCAAGCCGCTGGAGCCGTCGGCCTATTGGGGTGAGCAAAAGCTCTGGGATACGCGTGCGAACAACCACAACTCCATGTTCGACGAGAAAGGCCGGCTCTGGCTTTCGGCCACCGTGCGCGGCATGGATAACCCGGCGTTCTGCAAACAGGGTTCCGACCATCCGTCGGCCAAGGTGTTCCCACTGGAGAAGTCGGCGCGCCAGGTGGCGATGCTCGATCCCAAGACGATGAAGTACAGCTTCATCAACACCTGCTTTGCCACCCATCACCTGCAGTTCGGCTACGACGCCAATGACACGTTGTGGCTCAGCGGCACCGGCCCGGTTGCCGGCTGGGTCAACACCAGGATGTTTGACGAAACCGGCGACGCGGCGAAGTCGCAAGGCTGGTCGCCGTTCGTGCTCGACACCAACGGCAACGGCAAGCGCGACGACTATGTCGAGCCCAACGCCCCGCTCGATCCGGGCAAGGACAAGCGGATCGTGCCGGGCTCGGGACCTTACGCGGTGATGCCGTCACCGGTCGACGGCTCGATCTGGTACACCGTCGGCATCTTCGGCGGCACGCCGGCGTTCCTGCGATTTGATCCGGCGACCGGACTGTCGGAAGTGTTCAATGTTCCGGCGCCGGCGTTCGGAATCCGCGGCGGCGATATCGACAAGAACGGCGTGGTCTGGGCGTCGTTATCGAGCGGTCACCTCGGCAGCTTTGACCGCCGCAAGTGCAAAGGCCCGCTCAACGGGCCGAACGCCACCGGCAATCATTGTCCGGAAGGCTGGGCGGTCTATCAGTATCCCGGCCCCGGCTTCGACGGTATCGGCGAGAACAGCGCCGAGTCGAGCTACTACACCTGGGTCGACCAGCACAACACGTTCGGGCTTGGTGAGAACATTCCGATGTCCACCGCCAATCTCAATGACGGCTTCGTGGCGTTGAAAGACGGCAAGATGATCATGATCCGGATTCCCTATCCGCTCAGCTTCTATGCCAAGGGCTTCGATGGGCGGATCGACGATCCGAACGCCGGCTGGAAAGGCCGCGGATTGTGGAGCACGAATGGCGACCGCACGCCCTGGCTCAAGGAAGGCGGCAAGGGCTCAATGCCGCGCGCGGTGCACATCCAGTTGCGGCCCGATCCGCTGGCGAACTGA
- a CDS encoding GCG_CRPN prefix-to-repeats domain-containing protein, translated as MSKNWIAAGALGLMALGLMAGMPTAQAMPIGDAGSGDAHVILVYGGCGPYGHRGPFGGCQPGGQWGGGGIRRFYGPYGGAYCPPGYHLGPYRHACWPGV; from the coding sequence ATGTCAAAGAATTGGATAGCCGCCGGCGCCTTGGGTTTGATGGCCCTAGGTTTGATGGCCGGGATGCCGACTGCCCAGGCCATGCCGATCGGCGACGCCGGCAGCGGCGACGCGCACGTGATTCTGGTTTACGGCGGCTGTGGTCCGTATGGGCACCGCGGTCCGTTCGGCGGATGCCAGCCGGGCGGACAATGGGGAGGCGGCGGCATCAGGCGGTTTTATGGTCCCTACGGCGGAGCTTATTGCCCGCCTGGTTACCACCTCGGCCCGTATCGGCATGCGTGCTGGCCGGGCGTTTGA
- the hpnO gene encoding aminobacteriohopanetriol synthase HpnO — translation MLYSNLDVSEMFVDRQSQRSSMHSRHLNEQLVRVLKTIGYDVGFQKGQGQYLFDRDDVRYLDLLSGFGVFAIGRNHPALRKALKSVLDSDLPNLVQLDVSTLAGVLAERLLDYVPYLDKVFFANSGAECVEAAIKFARGATGRPGIVYCAHAFHGLSYGALSLTDDPNFRSGFEPLLPGCTPIPFNDLAALERALSSRQVAAFIFEPIQGKGVNMPTDEFLPGAAALCRKYGTLMVADEIQTGMGRTGRFLAVEHWNVEPDMVLIAKALSGGHVPVGALLTRKSIFDKIFNQMDRAVVHGSTFAKNDLAMAAGIATLEVLESEKLIEAAAKRGAELRLALTRMVPGYELMKEVRGKGLMIGIEFGPPKSLRLKASWNVLETANRGLFCQLITVPLFKDHKILTQVSGHGSHTIKLLPPLTITEEDCNWIETAFDNVIASSHKVPGAIWSLGKTLVDNAVRKSA, via the coding sequence ATGCTATATTCAAATCTAGACGTTTCCGAGATGTTTGTGGACCGCCAGTCGCAGCGCAGTTCCATGCACTCGCGCCACTTAAATGAGCAACTGGTACGGGTCCTCAAGACCATTGGTTACGATGTCGGCTTTCAGAAGGGTCAAGGCCAATATCTGTTCGATCGGGACGATGTACGTTACCTCGATCTACTGAGCGGTTTTGGCGTTTTTGCGATCGGCCGCAACCACCCGGCGCTGCGCAAGGCCTTAAAGAGCGTCCTCGACAGCGACCTGCCCAATCTCGTGCAACTCGACGTGTCGACCCTTGCCGGCGTTCTGGCCGAGCGCCTGCTTGATTACGTGCCCTATCTGGACAAGGTGTTTTTCGCGAATTCCGGGGCGGAATGTGTCGAAGCCGCGATCAAATTCGCGCGCGGCGCCACTGGCCGGCCCGGCATCGTGTACTGCGCCCATGCCTTCCACGGATTGTCCTATGGCGCGCTGTCGCTGACCGATGATCCCAACTTCCGGAGCGGTTTCGAGCCGCTATTGCCGGGATGCACGCCGATCCCTTTTAACGATCTCGCAGCGCTCGAGCGGGCGCTGTCGTCGCGCCAGGTTGCCGCCTTTATCTTCGAGCCGATCCAGGGCAAGGGCGTCAACATGCCCACCGACGAATTTCTGCCGGGAGCGGCCGCTTTGTGCCGCAAGTACGGCACGCTGATGGTCGCCGACGAAATTCAGACCGGAATGGGGCGGACCGGACGCTTCCTGGCCGTCGAGCACTGGAACGTCGAACCCGACATGGTGCTGATCGCCAAGGCGTTGTCCGGCGGCCACGTGCCGGTCGGCGCGCTTTTGACGCGCAAGAGCATCTTCGACAAGATCTTCAATCAAATGGATCGGGCGGTCGTGCACGGATCGACCTTCGCCAAGAACGATCTGGCGATGGCGGCCGGCATCGCGACGCTCGAGGTGCTGGAGTCGGAAAAACTGATCGAGGCCGCCGCCAAGCGCGGCGCCGAACTGCGGCTGGCGCTGACGCGGATGGTGCCCGGCTACGAGTTGATGAAAGAGGTTCGCGGCAAGGGCCTGATGATCGGCATCGAATTCGGCCCGCCGAAATCGCTGCGGCTGAAGGCGTCCTGGAACGTGCTCGAGACCGCCAACAGGGGCCTTTTCTGCCAATTGATCACGGTGCCGCTGTTCAAGGATCACAAGATCCTCACGCAAGTTTCCGGCCACGGCAGCCACACCATTAAATTGTTGCCGCCTTTGACCATCACCGAAGAAGACTGCAACTGGATCGAGACCGCGTTCGACAACGTCATCGCCTCCAGCCACAAGGTCCCCGGCGCGATCTGGTCGCTCGGCAAGACGCTGGTCGACAACGCGGTGCGGAAGTCGGCGTAA
- a CDS encoding DUF2147 domain-containing protein has product MLHCPRKTARTLVYSGIFLATGLAQAFALDPTGDWRVADGVANIRVAECNGSMWGAVAWEKQPGGRDTHNPDVSKQNRPTLGMPILIDMRKKPGVDQWEGQVYNAKDGQFYSSTIKPLSPDQMEIQGCVLGFLCGGETWTRVAGPIPSSPANSMAKGPPKSPGAPPHTAGMTAPKTTGSVGPKTPGQKLATAAHPADPVGDICLLPDIAGFAH; this is encoded by the coding sequence ATGTTGCACTGCCCACGTAAGACCGCGCGTACATTAGTATATTCCGGAATATTTTTGGCGACAGGCCTTGCGCAGGCCTTTGCGCTGGACCCGACGGGCGATTGGCGCGTGGCCGACGGCGTCGCCAACATCCGGGTGGCCGAATGCAATGGCAGCATGTGGGGCGCAGTCGCCTGGGAGAAACAGCCGGGCGGCCGCGATACGCATAATCCGGATGTCTCGAAACAGAACAGGCCGACGCTCGGGATGCCGATCCTGATCGACATGAGGAAAAAGCCCGGCGTCGACCAATGGGAAGGCCAAGTCTACAACGCCAAGGACGGGCAGTTCTACAGTTCGACGATCAAGCCGCTCAGCCCCGACCAAATGGAGATTCAAGGCTGCGTGCTGGGCTTTCTGTGCGGCGGCGAGACCTGGACCCGGGTCGCCGGCCCAATTCCCTCAAGTCCCGCCAACAGCATGGCCAAGGGCCCGCCGAAGAGCCCGGGCGCGCCGCCCCACACCGCCGGGATGACCGCGCCCAAGACCACAGGCTCCGTCGGCCCCAAAACGCCGGGTCAGAAATTGGCGACCGCCGCGCATCCGGCCGATCCGGTCGGCGATATCTGTCTACTCCCCGACATCGCGGGGTTTGCCCATTAG